Genomic DNA from Anaerolineae bacterium:
CGCTCAATGAAGCCATGGCGGTGCACCTAGCGACTCGTTTGCTGGCAACCCGTCTGGAACGTCAGAATCCTCATGCGGCCGGGGCGTTGCGCAAGCTGGCGACCGCTCTGGAAAAATTAGCTCCTCAGATCAGTGCTCATCTGCGCTACTCGGCGGATGAGATGGACGATAGCCGCCGTTTTCAAGACCCAAATTTCATCCGTTCTTTGGAAGTATTGACGCAGGCCTGGGCGGAAGGGCGCAAGGTACGCCTCTGGTATCGCAAGGAAGGTGATCAGATTGGCGAATGTCTGTTCTCTCCCTATTACATTGAGCCGTATGCAGTGGGACAGGCGGTTCACGCCATCGGCTATCGCGAACCGCCGGGTGCCTTACGGACGCATAAAGTGGAGCGCATTGAGCGAATTGAATTGACGGGTGATTTTTACACCGTTCCGGCCGATTTCGATGTCGGGGAGCTTTTGCGATATGCCTGGGGAATCTGGTACACCGATGAAGAACCGCAAGAGGTGGTGTTGAAATTTCAGCCGCGCGTCGCTCGTCGAGTAGGGGAAACGCGCTGGCACCGCACCGAGCAGGTTTCCGTCCAGGAGGATGGAAGCCTGCTCTGGCGCGCCCGAATAGCTGAACCGATCGAAATGCTGCCCTGGATTCGAGGTTGGGGCGCCGATGTCGAAGTCCTGCAGCCCGCCTGGCTGCGGGAAGAATTGCGCAGGGAAGCCGAGCGGATGTTCAATTTATACCAAACAGGAGGTGCACATGCTTAACTTTTGTGGTCAGCCACTGGTGGATGTCGGGCTTGCCACCTTGACTGCATTACAGGGCAAGAAAACTCCCGACCAATTATCCCTCGAGGATTTAGAAAAGGCCGCCGATACCCTGGCCGATATCTTTCTGGATCCGTGTATGTCGGGTTATTTGTCGATCGTCTTTACTATGAATGCCGGCTATACCCAACCCGGATATAGTAAGACTCCCGAAAAGAAAGCCATGTATGCGCAAAAAGTCCTCAAAGCCTTTTTGCCAGATGTCCCGCGCCAGACTGAAAAGGACATCTTTCTCGGTTTGCCGGTGGTCGATTATTCTTTCCATGTGGAAGAAAAAGGCAGTGCCATGGCAGGGCGAGCCTTTCGGCAGCATATCCCCCTGTTGACCGGCGAGGATGTCATTAACTTTTTCCCCTATGGCGAGGCAGGCATTCCGGTTTCGGGTGAGACTCTGCTGGCAATTCAGGCATTTCCGTTGGGCAGCCTGAAAATTGGTGGCAAGTTGCTCACCGTCCATTCCGACAATCCGGAAGTAACCCTGTATTTTGCCCGCAAGTTCCTGGATTTGAACCTGAAAGCCATTCAACTCGCCCGCCAAAATAAAGAAAAATTCTCCCTTGAAGTGCCTCGCGCCGAACGCACCCTGCTGATCGAGGTTCTGGTCGAAGCCACCCAATCGCAGGAAGAAGGCCGATCGAATGAACGCCCCTTCTCGGTCACCGCCTATCACTTTAGCAACAGCGGTCAGGGCCCAGCCCTGCAAATCTTTCACCTTCCCATGCAGACTGTGTTATTCCTGACGATGATGCAATCCGCCCGTTACCGAAATGCATGGTCAAAGGTCGTCCAACGCGCCTGGCAACAACCGCCCGCCAGGAAAGGAGGTAAAGGCGAATCGTCTACCTCGCCAAAAAATTATCTCTATGAAGACCTGTTCTCTTTACCTGAAAATGCGGCCGAGTTTCTGCGCCGTTACTTGCTCGTCATTCCTTCTTCTTCAACCACCTTTCTGCAACCGTCCGAGGAATCTGCGTCTGGCAATCAAGCTGAACCCGTCAATTGGGAGATCACTGTTCAATTCTTAAGGAGGATACTCAATATGGAAAAGGAAAAAATCGAACAAATCCGCACCCTGGCTGACACGCTGGCAGATTACATCAGTCAGCAGAACGACAGCCGCTTTTTCTGGGAGTTCTATACCCAGAATCGCTATGACTTTTTGCGTAACGCCTTGCTCAAAGCCAATCTGAACCATGTCAGGCGGGGGAACCCACCCCTGCTTCAATTTGACCCCTACATCCAGGTCTTTGAAGAGGGGTATGAGCTTCCCAGTGCTGACTGGAAACTGGCGCGCGATCTGGTACTGATCCGCATGGTTGAACGCCTGTACCAGCTTAATTGGTTTGGGACGCACGCCCAGACCTTGCCGGATCTATC
This window encodes:
- a CDS encoding CRISPR-associated helicase Cas3, whose protein sequence is MKKAERLLQIEQILLSHPRGMTASELARRLGVHRSTIGRYLPDLPKHIYVDDEDDHRWKVDRTADLLHVRFTLNEAMAVHLATRLLATRLERQNPHAAGALRKLATALEKLAPQISAHLRYSADEMDDSRRFQDPNFIRSLEVLTQAWAEGRKVRLWYRKEGDQIGECLFSPYYIEPYAVGQAVHAIGYREPPGALRTHKVERIERIELTGDFYTVPADFDVGELLRYAWGIWYTDEEPQEVVLKFQPRVARRVGETRWHRTEQVSVQEDGSLLWRARIAEPIEMLPWIRGWGADVEVLQPAWLREELRREAERMFNLYQTGGAHA
- a CDS encoding CRISPR-associated protein, Cst1 family; amino-acid sequence: MLNFCGQPLVDVGLATLTALQGKKTPDQLSLEDLEKAADTLADIFLDPCMSGYLSIVFTMNAGYTQPGYSKTPEKKAMYAQKVLKAFLPDVPRQTEKDIFLGLPVVDYSFHVEEKGSAMAGRAFRQHIPLLTGEDVINFFPYGEAGIPVSGETLLAIQAFPLGSLKIGGKLLTVHSDNPEVTLYFARKFLDLNLKAIQLARQNKEKFSLEVPRAERTLLIEVLVEATQSQEEGRSNERPFSVTAYHFSNSGQGPALQIFHLPMQTVLFLTMMQSARYRNAWSKVVQRAWQQPPARKGGKGESSTSPKNYLYEDLFSLPENAAEFLRRYLLVIPSSSTTFLQPSEESASGNQAEPVNWEITVQFLRRILNMEKEKIEQIRTLADTLADYISQQNDSRFFWEFYTQNRYDFLRNALLKANLNHVRRGNPPLLQFDPYIQVFEEGYELPSADWKLARDLVLIRMVERLYQLNWFGTHAQTLPDLSEAENAS